The sequence below is a genomic window from Deltaproteobacteria bacterium PRO3.
CTTCGAGCCTCAGGGTCCCTACCCCGCTCTGCTCGCCGCCGGGGTACTGGGCTCGAAGCTGGGCGGCGGCCGGCGTGGCCTTGAACAAGAGCGGACCCGGCGGCGCTGTGGAAGGCGACGCCAAGCCGGGCCGGGATTCAGCGACGGCCAACGCGGGAGTCGGGGCGGAAGCCGCGGCCAAGGAGTCGCCCGGGACTGAAGGCTGCGCAGGCGCTGGGGCCGCTGCGACGACCTGTGCCCCGCCGGTGACGACGGCCCCCTCGCCGCCGGCACGCGGCCAATGGCGCCAAGCGGCGTAAGCGAGGCCGACCAACGTCAGGAAGGCCAAAGCGGCGACCCCGCGCACGAGCCTTCGGGGTCGCGCCTTCGCGGATACCGCGGTCAGGGCTTGCGGTGCGGATCGGCCCGACTCGGAGACCGCGGATGAAGGCGTTCTTTCGGCGTTCGAGGCTACGGGCGACGGCGCGGCCAAGGGGCTGGCGGGCCGCGGCTCGTGCTCCGTCGGCGCCTCCACCAGCGAAACCGTCTCCTCTTCCGCCGGCGGCCCGGCCTGGGTCTGCCTCAAGAAGCTCTCGGTCTTTTGCCGTATCTCCTCCCCTTGCCGGCGCCGGTCGCGGATCTCCTCCGCGAAGACCTCCTCGAGGAAGGCGGAGAGACGACGTCGGCCGCCGCGCTTGTCTTTTGGAAGGCAGGCCTCCAAGGCCTCGGCGAAATCCTCGGCGGTGGCGAAGCGGTCCTCCGGGCGGACCTGAAGCGCCCTCGCCAAGACCTCACGCAGGCCGGGAAAGACTCCTGCGTCGTCTTCGGGCCAGGGCACTTGCGCGCGGCGCACGTTCTCGAGGGTCTCAAGGTCGTTCTTGCCCGCGAAGAGGCGGCGCTCGAAGAGCAGCTCGTAGAGGACGATGCCGCAGGCGAAGAGGTCGCTGCGCGCGTCGAGCGGGGCGCCCACCGCCTGCTCGGGCGACATGTAGGCGTACTTGCCCTTGAGCACCCCGGTCTGGGTCTCGTGGGTCTGGGTCATCGCCTTCGCGATGCCGAAGTCGGTGACCTTCACCTCGCCCTCGAAGCTGAGCAGGATGTTCTGCGGGCTGACGTCGCGGTGGACGATATCCAAGCGCCCGCGCTCCTTCAGCGAGCGCTCGTGGGCGTAGTGCAGGCCCTTCAGCGATTCGAGGACGACGGCCGTCGCGATCTCCGGCGGCATGCGGCGCCCCAGCGCCTTGAGGCGGTTCTGCAGTTGCCGCAGGTCGACGCCCTCCACAAACTCCATCGCGATGAAATAGGTCTCCCCCTCGCGGCCGAGCTCGTAGACCTGGACGATGTTGGGATGGTTGAGGTGGACGAGCAGCTTGGCCTCGTCGACCAGCATGGTGATGAAGTCGCGGCGCTCCGACCAGAAGGGATGGATGCGCTTGATGACGACGTTTTTCTCGAAGCCCTCCACGCCCACCAGCTTGGCGCGGAAGATCTCGGCCATGCCCCCTGAGGCGATCTTGTCGACCAGCAGATAACGCCCGAATTGTACAGGAAAGGCCCTGGTCATTGGTCTTCGCGCCTAGCTCGCTTTGCCCCCAGGAGCCTGTAACAGCCTTTTCGGGCCGGGACAAGGGCTACAAATCGCCCTTAAATTGCAAAATCGGATGAAATTTAAAGATATTTAGCGAAATTTCTTGACCTTTTAATAAAATATCAACAAATTATGCAAAATTATATGTCTCTGATCGGTTTTTCCTGGGAGGGAGATTCATGGACAAGGTCTTAAAAGAGCTTTGCGTCGAGATCGCCTCGGGAGACATCGGCACCGAGCGCTTCAACCGCCTGTGGATCGAGAGCGGCATTCCCCTGGAGGGCTCCGAATTCGAAGTGGCCAACATCATCCTCACCAAGGCCCAAGAGTCGAACGGCGAAGGGGGCTTGGACAAGCGGACCGTTCACTGATTCCTTCCTGCCCTTCGTGAAAAATTTCTTCGGCGTCGCCCTCCACGCGGAGCGCTCGACACCCCCTCCCCTTTTGTCTTCTTCTTTTTAAAATTTATTCCCGACCTATTCTCGTTCCACCAAAAAACGCACAAACAAAAACCCCGCTTCGATTTCTCGAAACGGGGTTTCAAACTCGTTACAACCAAACGAGCTAACTATTTCTTTTTCTTCTTAGCCGTTTTCTTCTTGGTTGCAGCTTTTTTCTTAGCGGGTTTCTTCTTCGCCGCTTTCTTCTTCTTAACAGCCATTTTACCCTCCTTTAATTAAATAAGGTAATGACTGTGGCAACATTAAGGCCTCTTTTATAAACAGTCAACTATTATTATGACAATTTTAGTAAAATTATAGGTAATTGATAGGGTGGCCTCGCCGCGGGAATTCTTTTCCCCGAAAACCTTGACTTCAAATTCGTGCAAACCTATAAGCTGCGTCACTTCACTGCGGGGTAGAGCAGTCTGGTAGCTCGCCGGGCTCATAACCCGGAGGTCCCAGGTTCAAATCCTGGCCCCGCTACCCTCAAGGCGACGGAATCTCCGTCGCCTTTTTTATTTTTCGGAGGCCGCGATCACCCAAGGCTCCGCGCGGGCGGCTTCGATCCACTCGCGTAGGGCGGGCAAGGCGAACATCGTCTCTTGGTAGGCCGAAGCGACCTCGTCGCGATCCACGGCATAATTATAAAAGCGAAACAGGACCGGCGCGTACATCGCGTCGGCGATCGAGAAACGCCCGAAGAGGAAGAGCCCTCCCCCGCCGTGGCGCGCTCGGCACTGCCGCCAGATTTCCCGCACCCGCCGCGCGTCGGCCAGGGCGGCCTCGCTCATCGCCACGGGGGACGGCGCGCGCCGGATATTCATGGGCAGCTCGGAGCGCAGCGCGTGAAAGCCCGCGTGCATCTCGTTCGAGACCGACCGCGCCAGGGCTCGCGCCTCGGGATCTTCCGGCCAGAGATTCATCCGGGGGAACATCTCGGCCAGATACTCGGCGATCGCCAGTGACTCCCACACGACGCGATCTTCTTCCCTCAAGGCCGGAACTTTGCCCGAAGGCGAATACATCAAAATGCGCTCCTTGGTCTCGGGGCGATACAAGGGGATCAAGATCTCCTCGAAGGGAATCCCCATCTGCCTCATCAGCAGCCAAGGTCGCAGCGACCAAGAGGAATAATTTTTATTGCCGATCACGAGCGTCAGTTTTTCGGGCATCTAAGGCCTCCTCTTGAATTGAACCGGTTCCATCCCCTCGAAATCCGCGTCTTGGGTCCAAAGCACGGCGCGATGACTCCAGGCCGTGGCCAGGACGATACTGTCGGCCATCGGCAGCTTTTTTATCAGGCTCAGTTTGGCGGCCTCGAGGGCCAGCCCCTCGTCCAAGGGGACCACGCGCCCTTGGCGCATCAAGGCGGCGGCCTGAAGCGCCTCGCCCTCCCCTCGTTCCCGCAGGATTTTTTTGAATACCTCGAAACAGCAGACGGCGGGCACCAAGAGCCGATCCACCGCCTCCACCGCCGGCGCAAAAAAATCGGCGTTAGGTCCATCGGCGAAGTATTCCAACCAGGCCGAGGAATCGACGACGTTCATTCGCGGTCTTTCTCTCGCTCGACGCGGGTGTCGATGCCTTTGAGGAAGCCTCGCATCTTTTTCATCTCGCGCTGGGGGATGAACTCGATGCGGTTTTGATAGGGAAGCAGGTGGATCTTTTCCCCGGGCCTGATGCCCAAAGATTCGCGAATCGAGGGAGGAATCACGATTTGAAATTTAGAGGAAACTGTAACAATCGCCATAGGTTACCTGTATCGATCGAGTTTAGGTAAAAGCATAGCACGGTCGATCTTCGGGGGTCAAGGCATGCGGGGACTCAATGCAGCTTCTCGTCGTTCAGCTTCCAGTCGTAGCCGAGGTAGGAGAGGTAATAGTTGGGCGCCATCCCGCTCAGATAATTGGCCAAGAAGCCGCGCAGGTCCAAAAAATCCTTTTCGTAGAAGGCCACTGTCGCGTTGAGCAGCAGGGTCTTGCCCACGACGTTGTAATGCATGTTGGCCGGGTCCTTGAAAAACGCCATCGTCCGCTCCTCGAGCTGCTTGTCGATCTTGCGCGGGTCGTAGGCCTCGCGCATCAGCCGCGGGCTGCTGCTGGCGCCGTTGACCCGGGCGAAGACGGTGCGCGGCTCCTGCAGCTCCTGGCGGAAGATCAGCTCCTCGACGTCCAGGATGGAGTAGGTCTTGTCGCCGACCTTGAAGCGGGGCTTGCCGAAGAAATTGGGGATCTTCAAGAGGTTCTCGACGGGATAGACCTTGAGGATATCGCGCAGGATCGTCGCGTTGTAGAGGTTCAGCCAGGCGGCCAGCTTGTCTTGGGGGTCGGTCAGCGTCGAGGGATTGAGCGCCATGAGGTCGTTGACGTAGGCGTCGAGACTCTCTAGGGCCTCCTTGTCGCGCTTGAGGTCGCGGTAGTTGACCCAACCCGACTTGGAGACGAATTTTTCCAAGATCTTGCCGAAGACCTCGTGGTTGACGTAGACGGGCGGGGGCCCTTTCGGGACGGCGATCGGCTGCGGGTTGGCGACCTCGTGGTAGACGTATTCCGGCACGGAGGGGACGAAGACATGGGTGCCTTCCGGGAGCTGGCTCACCGAGGACGGCAGGCCCATCGGCGGCGGGCCCTTGGCCGGCTCGGGCTTGGGCGCGGCGGTCTCGCCCGAGCCCTTCACCCGGTAGGACTTCGCGGAAAAGATATCCTGCGCCGTCACGGCGCGGAAAGGCAGAATCCCCCACATGAGCGTCAAGGAAATCGTGGTCAGAAATTTTAAGGTCGATCCCAGCGACATCGTCTTCCTCAAAGCGGTCCTCGAATCCTACGAAGGCATGGTCGTCATGCGCACCCTCGAGGTCGGCAAGCCGGTGATCGAACTTCTGATCGCCCGGGACTTCGCCGGCACCATCGACGCCGTGCTGCGGGACCTGCAAAAGCAGGTGGCCTTCGAGGAGGTCCCGCGACCGGAGGGGGCGCCTAGTTGGCCATAGGGGCGGACCCCGCTTCCGACGCCAAGGGCCGCTTCGGCAACCTTCTCTGCTCCATCGCCGCCTTCAACTGCCCGCAGGCCCCCAAGATGTCCCTGCCGCGGCTGGTGCGCACGTTCGCCTGCACGTGGCGGTCCAATAGGTATTTCTGAAAACGGAACATCGTCTCGTCCTCGCAGCGCCGGTAGAGGCTACCCGGATACTCGTTGAAGGGGATGAGGTTCACCTTCGCGGGAATGCCCTGCAAGAGCTTGATCAGGCGCTTGGCGTCCTCGAGGGAGTCGTTCACGCCCTTGAGCAGCGTGTACTCGAAGGTGATCCGATTGCGCCGCTTCATCGGGTAATCGCGGCAGGCCTGCATCAGCGTCTTTAAATCGTACTTGCGATTGACGGGAATCAGGACGTCGCGCATCTCGTCGGTGGTCCCGGTGAGCGAGACC
It includes:
- a CDS encoding glutathione S-transferase family protein; the encoded protein is MPEKLTLVIGNKNYSSWSLRPWLLMRQMGIPFEEILIPLYRPETKERILMYSPSGKVPALREEDRVVWESLAIAEYLAEMFPRMNLWPEDPEARALARSVSNEMHAGFHALRSELPMNIRRAPSPVAMSEAALADARRVREIWRQCRARHGGGGLFLFGRFSIADAMYAPVLFRFYNYAVDRDEVASAYQETMFALPALREWIEAARAEPWVIAASEK
- a CDS encoding type II toxin-antitoxin system VapC family toxin, with the protein product MNVVDSSAWLEYFADGPNADFFAPAVEAVDRLLVPAVCCFEVFKKILRERGEGEALQAAALMRQGRVVPLDEGLALEAAKLSLIKKLPMADSIVLATAWSHRAVLWTQDADFEGMEPVQFKRRP
- a CDS encoding AbrB/MazE/SpoVT family DNA-binding domain-containing protein, with the protein product MAIVTVSSKFQIVIPPSIRESLGIRPGEKIHLLPYQNRIEFIPQREMKKMRGFLKGIDTRVEREKDRE
- a CDS encoding DUF547 domain-containing protein codes for the protein MSLGSTLKFLTTISLTLMWGILPFRAVTAQDIFSAKSYRVKGSGETAAPKPEPAKGPPPMGLPSSVSQLPEGTHVFVPSVPEYVYHEVANPQPIAVPKGPPPVYVNHEVFGKILEKFVSKSGWVNYRDLKRDKEALESLDAYVNDLMALNPSTLTDPQDKLAAWLNLYNATILRDILKVYPVENLLKIPNFFGKPRFKVGDKTYSILDVEELIFRQELQEPRTVFARVNGASSSPRLMREAYDPRKIDKQLEERTMAFFKDPANMHYNVVGKTLLLNATVAFYEKDFLDLRGFLANYLSGMAPNYYLSYLGYDWKLNDEKLH
- a CDS encoding DUF4911 domain-containing protein produces the protein MSVKEIVVRNFKVDPSDIVFLKAVLESYEGMVVMRTLEVGKPVIELLIARDFAGTIDAVLRDLQKQVAFEEVPRPEGAPSWP